One region of Polaribacter pectinis genomic DNA includes:
- a CDS encoding ATP-binding protein, translating into MINKRLLIKNLLSHNDENSFYDKKQKLSLSSKDGKAKFLKHICALSNSNPENNSYVVIGIEDEENKIIGVDFFDDSKIQNLVNAYLKNPPKIEYENVPFPTLPRHKVIGLVTIYPNNKITSLLKNAWKYRKDTIFYRRGSNSMPFLGHNFELRNTNKEIVDAIEINASNNLEQTLNGVFDFINKHKPEHKPQYKVFNEQFVLCWAGERKIINAEEYFSRVDIELINEQVQIFFSALDDVQISYNKNTFIVTEFIFLGLEKQEKYYPLEKTIINFKENGKHAIVKEFLFEPPVFNDEIMIHIFNNCNLIINKIQGNKSLSTIEKEDVLRLPTNYLICYLHGFLEVEEQLKKAKNYIKNLDDKTAYIKYKETLRIIRKVKYN; encoded by the coding sequence ATGATTAACAAAAGACTTTTAATCAAAAATTTACTTTCTCATAATGATGAGAATAGTTTTTATGATAAAAAGCAAAAATTATCTTTAAGTTCTAAAGACGGAAAAGCAAAATTCTTAAAACACATCTGCGCACTTTCTAATTCCAACCCAGAAAACAATTCTTATGTTGTAATTGGTATTGAAGATGAAGAAAATAAAATTATTGGAGTCGATTTTTTCGATGATTCTAAAATTCAGAATTTGGTTAATGCGTATTTAAAAAATCCACCAAAAATTGAATATGAAAATGTTCCTTTTCCTACTTTACCACGTCATAAAGTAATAGGTTTGGTTACTATTTACCCAAATAATAAAATTACATCACTTTTAAAAAATGCTTGGAAATATAGAAAAGACACCATTTTTTATAGAAGAGGCAGCAATTCTATGCCTTTTTTAGGACATAATTTTGAGTTAAGAAACACAAACAAAGAAATTGTTGATGCAATTGAAATAAATGCAAGCAATAATTTAGAACAAACGTTAAATGGCGTTTTCGACTTTATAAATAAACACAAGCCAGAACATAAACCACAATATAAAGTTTTTAATGAGCAATTTGTGTTGTGTTGGGCAGGAGAAAGAAAGATTATTAATGCAGAAGAATATTTTTCTAGAGTAGATATTGAGTTGATAAATGAGCAAGTTCAAATCTTTTTTTCTGCATTAGATGATGTACAAATTAGTTATAATAAAAATACATTCATTGTTACAGAATTTATTTTTTTAGGTCTAGAAAAACAAGAAAAATACTATCCTTTAGAAAAAACAATTATCAATTTTAAAGAAAATGGCAAACACGCAATTGTAAAAGAATTTTTGTTTGAACCACCTGTTTTTAATGATGAAATTATGATTCATATTTTTAATAATTGCAATTTAATTATCAATAAAATTCAAGGAAATAAATCACTTTCTACAATAGAAAAAGAAGATGTTTTAAGATTACCAACAAACTATTTAATTTGTTATTTGCACGGTTTTTTAGAAGTGGAAGAACAATTGAAGAAAGCTAAAAATTATATTAAAAATTTAGATGATAAAACTGCTTACATAAAGTATAAGGAAACTTTACGCATTATTAGAAAAGTGAAGTATAATTAG
- a CDS encoding HD domain-containing protein, which produces MNIQELNKNWLELGKRNCKDLSLLNTVGKKIKKRYSERNRHYHNLDHIEAMLNLAKENEAFINDLDEVLFAIWFHDIIYKSRSKRNEKRSAKYALKKLKKFNFKELKKDKISNLILSTQKHKIIVDEDLDNAFLLDFDLAILGQNWDLYEDYTQKIRKEYRMFPNFLYIPARKKVLQGFLNREKLFFTEKYQDLFEQQARENLLKELNSYN; this is translated from the coding sequence ATGAACATACAAGAGTTAAATAAAAATTGGTTAGAATTAGGTAAAAGAAATTGCAAAGATTTGTCTTTATTAAATACTGTTGGAAAAAAAATAAAGAAACGTTATTCAGAAAGAAATAGGCATTATCATAATTTAGATCATATTGAAGCTATGCTAAATCTAGCTAAAGAAAATGAAGCTTTTATAAACGATTTAGACGAAGTGCTTTTTGCAATTTGGTTTCATGATATTATTTACAAATCTAGATCTAAAAGAAACGAAAAAAGAAGTGCAAAATATGCTTTAAAAAAGTTGAAGAAATTTAATTTTAAAGAATTGAAAAAAGACAAGATTTCTAACCTAATTTTATCTACCCAAAAGCATAAAATTATTGTTGATGAAGATTTAGACAATGCTTTTTTATTAGATTTCGATTTGGCTATTTTAGGTCAAAATTGGGATCTTTATGAAGATTACACTCAAAAGATAAGAAAGGAATATAGAATGTTTCCTAATTTTTTATACATACCAGCAAGGAAAAAGGTTCTACAAGGATTTTTAAATCGCGAGAAATTATTTTTTACAGAAAAATATCAAGATTTATTTGAACAACAAGCCAGAGAAAACCTTCTAAAAGAATTAAATAGTTATAATTAA
- a CDS encoding aldo/keto reductase, whose translation MKPTSQIIIGCMSWGIWGKKFSTKEQVEMIRFCTENRNSIFDHADIYGNYTTEAEFGKAFAASGLQREDIQLISKCGIQLENEQRKTHIKHYNYSKEYIVWSAEQSLKNLKTDYLDTFLLHRPSPLMQPNEIAEAVLELQESGKIINFGVSNFTPSQVDLIADKIPVSVNQVEFSLTQNSAMQNGVLDQMLQKEMQAMSWSPLGSVFRQENAQTKRIKKVLKVLSEKYNSTIDVLLLAWILKHPAKVSPVIGTTNKQRILDANKALEIDLELQDWFQLLVASKGEEMD comes from the coding sequence ATGAAACCAACTTCACAAATAATAATAGGTTGTATGTCTTGGGGAATTTGGGGTAAAAAATTCTCTACTAAAGAACAAGTTGAAATGATTCGTTTTTGTACAGAAAACAGAAACTCAATTTTCGACCATGCAGATATTTATGGCAATTACACAACAGAAGCCGAATTTGGAAAAGCTTTTGCAGCAAGTGGACTTCAAAGAGAAGATATTCAGTTAATTTCTAAATGTGGAATTCAGCTAGAAAATGAACAGAGAAAAACTCATATTAAACATTATAATTATTCTAAAGAATACATTGTTTGGTCTGCAGAACAATCTCTTAAAAATTTAAAAACAGATTATTTAGACACTTTTTTATTGCACAGACCAAGTCCATTAATGCAACCAAATGAAATTGCAGAAGCCGTTTTAGAATTGCAAGAAAGCGGAAAAATAATCAATTTTGGCGTGTCTAATTTTACACCTTCTCAAGTGGATTTAATAGCAGATAAAATTCCTGTTTCTGTAAATCAGGTTGAGTTTTCGCTTACACAAAATAGTGCCATGCAAAATGGTGTTTTAGACCAAATGTTACAAAAGGAAATGCAGGCTATGAGTTGGAGTCCTTTAGGAAGTGTTTTTAGACAAGAAAATGCGCAAACAAAACGAATAAAAAAGGTTTTAAAAGTATTATCAGAAAAATACAATTCTACTATAGACGTACTTTTATTAGCGTGGATCTTAAAACACCCAGCAAAAGTTTCGCCAGTAATTGGCACAACAAATAAACAACGTATTTTAGATGCAAATAAAGCATTAGAAATTGATTTAGAACTACAAGATTGGTTCCAGTTGTTAGTTGCTAGTAAAGGTGAAGAAATGGACTAA
- a CDS encoding SDR family NAD(P)-dependent oxidoreductase translates to MKPTAFITGATSGIGKATAEIFAKNNIRLILCGRRVERLQELKTALSKFTEVTTLQFDVSKRNEVEKAVKSLPKDFQQIDILINNAGNAHGLSTIQDGDIDDWDAMLDINVKGLLYVSKAIIPQMTERNNGYIVNIGSIAAKEVYPNGNVYCASKHAVDALNKGMRIDLNKHNIRVSAIHPGAVETEFSEVRFKGDTEKAKSVYAGYKALQAEDIADIIHFVVTRPYHVNIEDLVVYPTAQASATIMNKK, encoded by the coding sequence ATGAAACCAACAGCCTTTATAACAGGTGCAACTTCTGGAATAGGTAAAGCTACTGCAGAAATTTTTGCAAAAAATAACATCCGTTTAATTCTTTGCGGCAGAAGAGTAGAACGTTTACAAGAACTTAAAACAGCATTAAGCAAATTTACAGAAGTTACCACTTTGCAATTCGATGTTTCAAAAAGAAATGAAGTTGAAAAAGCTGTAAAATCGCTTCCAAAAGATTTTCAACAAATAGATATTTTAATAAATAATGCAGGAAACGCACATGGTTTATCTACCATACAAGATGGAGATATTGATGATTGGGATGCAATGTTAGATATTAATGTAAAAGGATTGTTATACGTTTCAAAAGCTATCATTCCTCAAATGACAGAGAGAAACAATGGTTATATAGTAAATATTGGTTCTATTGCAGCAAAAGAAGTATACCCGAATGGAAATGTATACTGTGCTTCTAAACATGCTGTAGATGCCTTAAATAAGGGAATGAGAATAGATTTAAATAAACACAACATACGTGTTTCTGCAATTCATCCTGGAGCAGTAGAAACAGAATTTTCTGAAGTTCGTTTTAAAGGCGATACTGAAAAAGCAAAATCGGTTTATGCAGGTTATAAAGCTTTACAAGCAGAAGATATTGCAGATATTATTCACTTTGTAGTAACAAGACCTTATCATGTTAATATCGAAGATTTAGTTGTGTATCCAACAGCACAAGCAAGTGCAACAATTATGAATAAAAAGTAG
- the atpG gene encoding ATP synthase F1 subunit gamma has product MANLKEIRNRITSIGSTMQITSAMKMVSAAKLKKAQDAITAMRPYSSKLTELLQNLSATLDSDAGGTYSTQREVSKVLIVVISSNRGLCGGFNSSITKEVVKTIAAKYADKQVEIFGIGKKAADVLSKQYKVIDNRNDIFDNLTFNNVAEIAEKLMDLYVDGSYDKIEIVYNQFKNAATQIPQVEQFLPIKPIEGGDANAVNSDYIFEPSKEEIVLALIPKSLKTQLYKSIRDSFASEHGARMTAMHKATDNATDLRDDLLLTYNKARQAAITNEILEIVGGAEALNN; this is encoded by the coding sequence ATGGCAAACTTAAAAGAAATACGTAATAGAATTACCTCAATTGGGTCTACAATGCAGATTACATCTGCCATGAAAATGGTATCTGCTGCAAAGTTAAAAAAAGCCCAAGATGCAATTACTGCAATGAGACCTTATTCATCTAAACTAACTGAATTGTTGCAAAATTTAAGTGCAACTTTAGATAGTGATGCTGGAGGAACGTATTCTACACAAAGAGAAGTTTCTAAAGTTTTAATTGTTGTTATTAGCTCTAATAGAGGTTTGTGTGGTGGTTTTAACTCTTCTATTACTAAAGAAGTTGTAAAAACAATTGCAGCAAAATATGCCGATAAACAAGTAGAGATATTTGGAATTGGTAAAAAAGCAGCAGATGTTTTATCTAAACAATACAAAGTTATTGATAATAGAAATGACATATTCGACAATTTAACTTTTAATAACGTTGCTGAAATTGCAGAAAAGTTAATGGACTTATATGTAGATGGTAGCTATGATAAAATTGAAATTGTTTACAATCAATTTAAAAACGCAGCAACTCAAATTCCACAAGTAGAGCAGTTTTTACCAATAAAACCAATTGAAGGAGGAGATGCAAATGCAGTTAATTCTGATTATATTTTTGAGCCATCTAAAGAAGAAATAGTATTAGCATTAATACCAAAATCTTTAAAAACTCAATTATACAAATCAATCAGAGACAGTTTTGCATCTGAGCATGGTGCACGTATGACTGCAATGCATAAGGCAACTGATAATGCTACTGATTTAAGAGACGATTTATTGTTAACTTATAACAAAGCAAGACAAGCAGCAATTACTAACGAAATTTTAGAAATTGTTGGTGGTGCAGAAGCGTTAAATAACTAA
- the atpA gene encoding F0F1 ATP synthase subunit alpha yields the protein MASIKPAEVSAILKQQLTNFEAKATLNEVGTVLQVGDGIARVYGLSNVQYGELVEFENGLEGIVLNLEEDNAGVVLLGASTSIREGSTVKRTERIASLRAGEGIVGRVVDTLGSPIDGKGPIQGTTYEMPLERRAPGVIYREPVTEPLQTGIKSIDAMIPVGRGQRELIIGDRQTGKSTVALDTILNQKEFYDAGEPVYCIYVAIGQKASTVAAIANMLEEKGALAYTTIVAANASDPAAMQVYAPFAGAAIGEYFRDSGRPALIIFDDLSKQAVAYREISLLLRRPPGREAYPGDVFYLHSRLLERAAKVINDDKIASEMNDLPDSIKGIVKGGGSLTALPIIETQAGDVSAYIPTNVISITDGQIFLDGDLFNSGVRPAINVGISVSRVGGNAQIKSMKKVSGTLKLDQAAYRELEAFAKFGSDLDAATMSVISKGQRNVEILKQAQNDPYPVEDQIAIIYAGSKNLLKDVPVEKVKKFERDYIDYLNAKHRDTLDTLKSGKLTDEVIATLTAAAKEVSSHFAK from the coding sequence ATGGCAAGTATTAAACCAGCTGAAGTATCAGCAATTTTAAAGCAACAGTTAACAAATTTTGAAGCAAAAGCAACTTTAAATGAAGTAGGAACTGTTTTACAAGTAGGAGATGGTATTGCACGTGTGTATGGTCTTTCTAATGTACAATATGGTGAATTGGTAGAATTCGAAAACGGATTGGAAGGTATCGTATTAAACTTAGAAGAAGATAATGCAGGTGTTGTATTATTAGGAGCTTCAACTTCAATTAGAGAAGGTTCTACGGTAAAACGTACAGAACGTATTGCTTCTTTAAGAGCAGGTGAAGGAATTGTTGGAAGAGTTGTAGATACTTTAGGTAGCCCAATAGATGGGAAAGGACCTATACAAGGTACCACTTACGAAATGCCTTTAGAGCGTAGAGCTCCTGGAGTTATTTATCGTGAGCCAGTAACAGAACCGTTACAAACTGGTATTAAATCTATTGATGCAATGATTCCTGTAGGTAGAGGTCAACGTGAGTTGATTATTGGAGACCGTCAAACAGGTAAATCTACAGTAGCTTTAGATACTATTTTAAATCAAAAAGAATTTTACGATGCTGGTGAGCCAGTATATTGTATATATGTTGCTATCGGTCAGAAAGCTTCTACAGTTGCAGCAATTGCAAATATGTTAGAAGAAAAAGGAGCGTTAGCTTATACTACAATCGTAGCAGCAAATGCATCAGATCCTGCAGCAATGCAAGTATATGCACCATTTGCAGGAGCTGCAATTGGAGAATATTTTAGAGATTCTGGAAGACCAGCTTTAATTATTTTTGATGATTTATCAAAACAAGCTGTTGCATACCGTGAAATTTCTTTATTATTAAGAAGACCACCAGGACGTGAGGCATATCCAGGAGATGTATTTTACTTACACTCTAGATTATTAGAAAGAGCTGCAAAAGTTATTAATGATGATAAAATTGCAAGTGAAATGAACGATTTACCAGATTCTATCAAAGGAATTGTAAAAGGTGGAGGTTCTTTAACTGCATTACCAATTATTGAGACTCAAGCAGGAGATGTATCAGCATATATTCCAACAAACGTAATTTCGATTACAGATGGACAAATTTTCTTAGATGGAGATTTATTTAACTCAGGTGTAAGACCAGCAATTAACGTAGGTATTTCTGTATCTCGTGTTGGAGGTAATGCACAGATTAAATCTATGAAAAAAGTATCTGGTACTTTAAAATTAGATCAAGCAGCATACCGTGAATTAGAAGCGTTTGCAAAGTTTGGTTCAGATTTAGATGCAGCTACAATGAGTGTAATTTCTAAAGGACAACGTAATGTTGAAATTTTAAAACAAGCTCAAAATGATCCTTATCCAGTAGAAGACCAAATTGCAATTATTTATGCAGGTTCTAAAAACTTACTAAAAGATGTACCTGTAGAAAAAGTAAAAAAGTTCGAAAGAGATTATATCGATTATTTAAATGCAAAGCATAGAGATACTTTAGATACTTTAAAATCTGGTAAATTAACAGATGAAGTAATTGCTACTTTAACAGCAGCAGCTAAAGAAGTTTCATCTCATTTTGCAAAATAA
- the atpH gene encoding ATP synthase F1 subunit delta, with protein MKDSRAALRYAKAILNLAKDSKSETVVNDDMLFIANTIAENDEFEVMLRSPIVKSSDKMKVLTALFDGKVDNITLGLFQLLQDNKRISMLDSIAKKYAIIYDFDKHMQVAKVTTAVPLSTEIEKQVLDKIVALTGEKANLENVINPAILGGFILRVGDVQYDASISNYLNELKKEFDNSHFIPKI; from the coding sequence ATGAAAGACTCAAGAGCAGCACTACGTTACGCAAAAGCAATTTTAAATCTTGCTAAAGATTCTAAATCAGAAACTGTAGTAAATGACGATATGTTATTTATAGCAAATACAATTGCTGAAAATGATGAATTTGAAGTAATGTTAAGAAGCCCTATTGTAAAGTCTTCAGATAAAATGAAAGTTTTAACTGCTTTATTTGATGGGAAAGTAGATAATATTACACTTGGTTTATTTCAATTATTACAAGATAATAAAAGAATTTCTATGTTAGATTCTATTGCAAAAAAATATGCAATAATCTACGATTTTGATAAGCACATGCAAGTAGCTAAAGTTACTACAGCTGTTCCATTATCAACAGAAATAGAAAAACAAGTTTTAGATAAAATTGTAGCTTTAACCGGCGAAAAAGCAAATTTAGAGAACGTAATTAATCCAGCTATTTTAGGAGGATTTATTTTACGTGTTGGAGATGTGCAATATGATGCAAGTATTTCTAACTATTTAAACGAATTGAAAAAGGAATTTGACAACAGTCATTTTATTCCAAAAATTTAA
- a CDS encoding F0F1 ATP synthase subunit B: METLLNDFSPGLFAVSTILLLALIALMVKFAWKPILTSLEERESGIENALAAAENARKEMQNLQADNAKLIKEARAERDAMMKDARDISNNIIAEAKEDAKEVTASLIEKAQASIQQEKQAALAEIKKNVAELSIGIAESVIKKELSNKKDQLDLVEGILKDVTLN; this comes from the coding sequence ATGGAAACTTTATTAAACGATTTTTCACCAGGGTTATTTGCAGTATCAACAATTTTATTATTAGCTTTAATTGCTTTAATGGTAAAGTTTGCTTGGAAACCAATCTTAACATCTTTAGAGGAAAGAGAATCAGGTATTGAAAATGCTTTAGCAGCTGCAGAAAATGCACGTAAAGAAATGCAAAACTTACAAGCAGACAATGCAAAACTTATAAAAGAAGCAAGAGCAGAAAGAGATGCAATGATGAAAGATGCAAGAGATATTAGTAATAATATTATTGCAGAAGCTAAAGAAGATGCTAAAGAAGTAACAGCTTCTTTAATAGAAAAAGCACAAGCTTCTATTCAGCAAGAAAAGCAAGCAGCTTTAGCAGAAATTAAAAAAAATGTTGCAGAATTATCTATAGGTATAGCAGAATCTGTAATTAAAAAAGAATTATCTAATAAGAAAGATCAACTAGATTTAGTTGAAGGAATCTTAAAAGATGTTACTTTAAATTAA
- the atpE gene encoding ATP synthase F0 subunit C, which produces MYNLIGAGLIVIGAGIGLGQIGGKAMEGIARQPEATGKIQTAMIIIAALLEGLAFGALFLGK; this is translated from the coding sequence ATGTACAATTTAATTGGAGCAGGATTAATCGTAATCGGAGCAGGAATTGGTTTAGGTCAAATTGGTGGAAAAGCAATGGAAGGTATTGCTAGACAACCAGAAGCAACTGGAAAAATTCAAACAGCAATGATTATTATCGCTGCATTATTAGAAGGTTTAGCATTTGGTGCATTATTCTTAGGAAAATAA
- the atpB gene encoding F0F1 ATP synthase subunit A: protein MKIAQKTIKFLTIVAITLFTTVSFASGSDKKQDNQNDGGRVNTKTEVEEYILHHIKDSHDFSLFSYTSDTGERKHVGFPLPIILWTSEGLVTFMSSEFHHNDDGHVIVEKKGLKFAKVHSKILELDKGASTVSFDETHHATNAHKVLDFSITKSAVGILLIGFLLLFWFSRLAKQYKTKQVPTGFARVLEPLVLYVRDEIARPNIGDKHYRRFTGYLLTVFFFIWVLNLAGLTPLGFNVTGQLAVTACLAIFTLVIYTVSGNKDYWMHMLWMPGVPVLIRPVLAIIELAGALIIKPFSLLVRLFANISAGHIVVMSLIAIMFTLKESLGVVGATGLSFVLSFFILLIEVLVAFLQAYIFTMLSALFIGMAVAEPEHH, encoded by the coding sequence ATGAAGATTGCACAAAAAACAATCAAGTTTCTTACAATAGTAGCAATAACCCTTTTTACAACGGTTAGTTTTGCTTCAGGATCTGATAAAAAACAAGACAACCAAAATGATGGTGGTCGTGTTAATACCAAGACAGAGGTAGAGGAGTATATACTTCATCACATTAAAGATTCTCACGATTTTTCGTTGTTTTCTTATACTTCAGATACTGGAGAGAGAAAACATGTAGGTTTTCCATTACCAATAATTTTATGGACAAGTGAAGGTTTGGTTACTTTTATGTCATCAGAATTTCACCATAATGACGATGGTCATGTAATTGTTGAAAAGAAAGGATTAAAATTTGCTAAAGTTCATAGTAAAATTTTAGAATTAGATAAAGGAGCTTCAACTGTTTCTTTTGATGAAACACACCATGCTACAAACGCACATAAAGTATTAGATTTTTCTATTACCAAAAGTGCAGTAGGAATTCTATTAATTGGTTTCTTATTGTTATTCTGGTTTTCTAGATTGGCAAAACAATATAAAACGAAACAAGTGCCAACAGGTTTTGCTAGAGTTTTAGAACCTTTAGTTTTATATGTTAGAGATGAAATTGCAAGACCAAATATTGGTGATAAGCATTACAGGAGATTTACAGGGTATTTATTAACTGTATTCTTCTTTATTTGGGTTTTAAATTTAGCAGGTTTAACACCATTAGGTTTTAACGTTACAGGGCAATTAGCAGTAACAGCATGTTTAGCAATTTTTACATTAGTAATTTATACAGTTAGTGGAAACAAAGACTATTGGATGCACATGTTGTGGATGCCAGGAGTTCCTGTTTTAATTAGACCAGTTTTAGCAATTATAGAATTAGCTGGAGCTTTAATAATTAAGCCGTTTTCATTATTAGTACGTTTGTTCGCAAACATATCAGCAGGTCATATTGTGGTAATGAGTCTAATTGCAATTATGTTCACCTTAAAAGAATCTCTAGGGGTTGTAGGTGCAACAGGATTGTCATTTGTGTTATCATTTTTTATATTATTAATTGAGGTTTTAGTAGCTTTTTTACAAGCGTATATCTTTACAATGCTTTCAGCATTATTTATTGGTATGGCAGTAGCAGAGCCTGAGCATCATTAG
- a CDS encoding DUF6168 family protein, whose product MNKDIFNYIVVFTALFLIGFYSHNFIIISNKITLSFSLEKTYHFHAFFSALVCVNLRFFSKNEKVKPQLGFIYLGSLILKLVLFSVVFYNPLFTIDSFKNSEKISLLIPVLIFLFFEVIFTVKILNRK is encoded by the coding sequence ATGAATAAAGATATTTTTAATTACATAGTGGTATTTACTGCATTATTCTTAATCGGTTTTTACTCACACAATTTTATTATAATTTCAAATAAAATTACATTATCCTTTTCTTTAGAAAAAACATATCACTTTCACGCGTTCTTTTCTGCACTTGTTTGTGTTAACTTAAGATTTTTTTCTAAAAATGAAAAAGTAAAACCACAATTAGGTTTTATCTATTTAGGGAGCTTAATTTTAAAACTTGTATTGTTTAGTGTTGTCTTTTACAACCCTTTGTTTACGATAGATAGTTTTAAAAATTCAGAAAAAATTTCTTTACTAATTCCGGTTTTAATCTTTTTGTTTTTTGAAGTTATTTTTACTGTAAAAATCTTAAATAGAAAATAA
- a CDS encoding AtpZ/AtpI family protein has translation MDNKKTKKKPLNKAIALSGAGLQMGLTIYLGFLLGKWLDKKFELEFLTETITLLAIFLAMYSLIKQANKINE, from the coding sequence ATGGACAACAAAAAAACAAAGAAAAAACCGCTTAACAAAGCCATTGCTCTTTCTGGTGCAGGTTTGCAAATGGGTTTAACAATCTATTTAGGTTTTTTGCTTGGTAAATGGTTAGATAAAAAATTTGAACTTGAATTTTTAACAGAAACAATTACCTTACTTGCCATTTTTTTAGCAATGTATTCATTAATAAAACAGGCTAATAAAATTAATGAATAA
- a CDS encoding bactofilin family protein encodes MFSSKDKNPKKPRAMERNVVAKNTTIVGDINSDGDFRIDGTLEGTLKTNGRVIIGVDGLIKGNVEATNADIEGKFSGQLQVSNTLTIKATANISGDVVIGKLSIEPGASFNATCAMKGALKELNQNNGQQKNKEKTA; translated from the coding sequence ATGTTTAGTAGTAAAGATAAAAACCCAAAAAAACCAAGAGCTATGGAAAGAAATGTTGTTGCAAAAAACACAACTATTGTAGGTGATATAAATTCTGATGGAGATTTTAGAATAGATGGAACTTTAGAGGGAACTTTAAAAACAAACGGACGTGTAATTATTGGTGTAGATGGTTTAATAAAAGGAAATGTAGAAGCAACTAATGCAGATATAGAAGGTAAGTTTTCTGGACAATTACAGGTTTCTAACACATTAACTATAAAAGCAACAGCTAATATCTCTGGAGATGTTGTTATTGGTAAATTGTCAATAGAACCAGGAGCAAGTTTTAATGCTACTTGTGCAATGAAAGGAGCTTTAAAAGAATTGAACCAAAACAATGGACAACAAAAAAACAAAGAAAAAACCGCTTAA